From the genome of Glycine max cultivar Williams 82 chromosome 2, Glycine_max_v4.0, whole genome shotgun sequence, one region includes:
- the LOC100807667 gene encoding transcription factor MYB88 has product MKKQQQQEKHKKQMVNEESKKKERHIVTWTQEEDDILREQIGVHGTENWAIIASKFKDKTTRQCRRRWYTYLNSDFKKGGWSPEEDMLLCEAQKIFGNRWTEIAKVVSGRTDNAVKNRFSTLCKKRAKYEALVKENSTSYINSNNKRIFLQHGCDTDVASETAIKKMRRSHIPDAAEKINFGDRSHKQNGIPLNEQSRAPFAVLAQNTHNVNLPDQHHVCNLKFSDYAENNKIQGTFLKKDDPKINALMQQAELLSSLALKVDAENMDQSLENAWKVLQEFLNRTKESDIPRYKIPDLQLVDLKELLADLKSSSEEIQPCWRQMELYEDSPGSSEYSTGSTLLPHSAGEDLEHSLHQDIGTELNIQIEDSEGVRGCDQGVLSSATLDQDLFPSCEEQINNDAIVSALSSSAEFSSPLQVTPLFRSLAAGIPSPQFSESERSFLMKTLGMESPSLNPSVNPSQPPLCKRALLI; this is encoded by the exons ATGAAGAAGCAGCAGCAGCAGGAGAAACATAAGAAGCAAATGGTCAATGAAGAATCTAAGAAGAAGGAGCGTCACATTGTGACGTGGACTCAAGAG GAAGATGACATACTGAGGGAGCAGATTGGTGTACATGGAACTGAAAA TTGGGCAATTATTGCTTCTAAATTCAAGGACAAAACAACAAGACAGTGCAGAAGAAG ATGGTACACTTATTTGAATTCCGATTTCAAGAAAGGAGGATGGTCACCAGAGGAAGACATGCTTTTATGTGAG GCTCAAAAAATATTTGGTAACAGGTGGACAGAAATAGCAAAGGTGGTTTCAGGCAG AACGGATAACGCTGTGAAAAACCGTTTCTCCACATTGTGCAAAAAGAGAGCAAAATATGAAGCCTTAGTAAAAGAGAACAGCACTTCATACATCAATTCAAATAACAAAAGGATTTTTCTCCAGCACGGGTGTGATACAGATGTAGCATCAGAAACTGCAATTAAGAAGATGAG GAGGTCACATATCCCTGATGCCGCAGAGAAGATCAACTTTGGAGACAGATCACATAAACAAAATGGGATTCCATTAAATGAGCAATCAAGAGCCCCATTTGCGGTTTTAGCTCAAAACACTCACAATGTCAACTTGCCAGACCAGCATCATGTCTGCAATTTGAAATTTAGTGATTATG CTGAAAATAACAAGATTCAAGGAACATTCCTTAAAAAGGATGACCCAAAGATAAACGCATTGATGCAACAAGCAGAGTTATTAAGTTCACTAGCTCTAAAAGTAGATGCAGAGAATATGGACCAAAGTCTTGAAAATGCATGGAAG GTTCTTCAAGAATTTCTGAACCGAACCAAAGAGTCAGACATTCCTAGATATAAGATTCCAGATTTACAACTTGTAGATCTAAAAGAGTTATTGGCGGACTTAAAGAGCAGTAGTGAGGAAATCCAGCCATGCTGGAG GCAAATGGAACTATATGAAGACTCTCCAGGCAGTTCGGAATACAGTACAGGATCAACTCTCCTGCCTCATTCAGCTGGTGAGGATTTGGAACACTCACTGCATCAGGATATTGGAACCGAACTGaatatacaaattgaagattCAGAAGGAGTTAGGGGATGTGACCAAGGGGTTCTTTCTAGTGCAACTCTGGATCAAG ATTTATTCCCATCTTGTGAGGAACAGATAAACAATGATGCAATTGTTTCTGCCTTATCAAGTTCAGCGGAGTTCAGTTCACCTCTTCAAGTTACCCCTCTGTTTAGATCCTTAGCTGCTGGAATTCCTAGCCCACAATTTTCAGAAAGT gAAAGGAGCTTCCTTATGAAAACACTCGGAATGGAGTCTCCGTCGCTCAATCCAAGTGTCAACCCCTCACAACCGCCACTCTGCAAAAGAGCCCTCCTAATCTGA
- the LOC100812669 gene encoding UDP-galactose/UDP-glucose transporter 3, with protein sequence MEAHGGGLRRILVLAFCVAGIWSAYIYQGVLQENVSTKRFNGERFEHLAFLNLAQNVVCLIWSFIMIKMWASGNSGGAPWWSYWSAGITNTIGPAMGIEALKYISYPAQVLAKSSKMIPVMLMGTLVYGIRYTFPEYLCTFLVAGGVSTFALLKTSSKTISKLAHPNAPLGYGLCFLNLAFDGFTNATQDSLKARYPKTSAWDIMLGMNLWGTIYNMIYMFGWPHASGFEAVRFCQHHPEAAWDIFLYCCCGAVGQNFIFLTISRFGSLANTTITTTRKFVSIVVSSLLSGNPLSTKQWGCVSMVFSGLSYQIYLKWQKLQRLQKKRKAM encoded by the exons ATGGAGGCTCATGGCGGAGGGCTCCGTCGCATCCTTGTGCTCGCCTTCTGCGTCGCCGGAATCTGGTCCGCGTACATCTACCAAGGCGTTCTTCAGGAAAATGT gTCGACGAAGCGATTCAACGGTGAAAGGTTCGAGCACCTTGCGTTTCTGAACTTGGCGCAGaatgttgtgtgtttaatctgGTCGTTTATCA TGATAAAGATGTGGGCTAGTGGAAATTCTGGTGGTGCTCCTTGGTGGAGTTATTGGAGCGCTGGAATTACCAACACCATTGGTCCTGCTATGGGAATTGAAGCTTTGAAGTATATTAGTTACCCTGCTCAG GTGCTGGCAAAGTCCTCCAAAATGATTCCAG TTATGCTGATGGGTACTCTGGTATATGGTATAAGATACACTTTTCCAGAATACCTTTGTACTTTCCTTGTTGCTGGAGGGGTATCAACATTTGCACTTCTAAAG ACTAGCTCTAAGACTATCAGCAAGCTGGCACATCCAAATGCTCCCCTTGGATATGGGTTGTGTTTCCTGAACCTTGCTTTTGATGGATTTACCAATGCAACCCAGGATTCTTTAAAAGCAAG GTATCCAAAAACAAGTGCTTGGGATATTATGCTGGGCATGAATTTATGGGGAACcatatataatatgatttacATGTTTGGATGGCCCCATGCCAGTGGATTTGAGGCAGTTCGCTTTTGCCAACATCATCCAGAGGCAGCATGGGATATTTTTCTCTACTGCTGCTGTGGTGCTGTGGGCCAAAATTTCATCTTCTTGACTATAAGCCGGTTTGGTTCTTTGGCTAACACTACCATCACTACCACCCGCAAATTTGTAAGCATTGTGGTATCTTCTCTATTGAGTGGAAATCCCCTCTCAACAAAGCAATGGGGGTGTGTTTCCATGGTGTTCTCAGGATTGTCTTACCAGATCTACCTCAAGTGGCAGAAGTTGCAGAGAttgcagaagaaaagaaaagccatGTGA